A window from Kryptolebias marmoratus isolate JLee-2015 unplaced genomic scaffold, ASM164957v2 Scaffold39, whole genome shotgun sequence encodes these proteins:
- the smg7 gene encoding protein SMG7 isoform X4, with protein MSFLGVMCSRVLLNKNRGEEVMGECPLPAVKLSLDWLRLRPSVFQEPAVENRKHIWAWLVSILNSFQPKEDDVSCSSAMPLPEEFELQGFLALRPALRCLDFTKGHQGILVDRDGLPVPARHQRLIGLGKWVADNQPGLIRCQVNEDGLLIFITDIPEEAIEEPQDKEAPVLQESSNGEQTQNDGGNSGLKSVLSAGKTQSSWADSSDRPVVTFKENIKPREQSREPPRNHLQKDSSKERRDFLKGNGAAAGKELKKDGKRKTEMKKSAHEKTVDPGKQVKVQAELRKTPVSEAKKTPVTQTQTTCSSQFIPIHHPGAFPPLPSRPSFPPSAYVIQSPVAFPGLQVNPGFTFSTGVSVPGPFLQAGTQVQAGKQSHIPYSQQRPSGPGSSGPGPMNQVLPQAQQQPGQPSPQQALQQSVQLQVQALSQQQQSPTKPVQQVGLGKSPPHHPGLQQVGPGSPSSGFCFSAAAHCCGSCFCSEQFMQVQDQPAQMWTQAQAALQKMSPLQMSMKQPQQQQFYIGAQDSLKPYEHQLQPPISNMDKKMKFPDVKMQDFYWDSFMMGDSLALMAERMKRPPPGGLCAEQEGPAGLRGPTFEDNKSSPLLPPDLLKTLADFEEDEELVFAKPPDFFQALAGPLSSAPGPNLFLPNQTRMESGPEVVSQSSSLLPITGFPMQEYNQNSIFSQAYGKNLPPSSKPDVPMMQQEPSLYSLFEGTPWSPSLPASSDHSTPASQSPHSSNPSSLPSSPPTHNHGTVPFSNFGPIGTPDSRDRRVVDRWKAEKPGTFGLDFLPAAASSTPSDTSWHQAGSAASSWTNQESPMDESSSTVLLDSLKSIWSSSMMQPGPSALEQLLLQQKQKQQRGHGAMNPPH; from the exons TGTCCTTCCTGGGGGTGATGTGCAGCCGAGTTCTGCTCAACAAGAACCGGGGCGAGGAGGTCATGGGGGAGTGTCCTCTGCCGGCCGTCAAGCTGTCTCTGGACTGGCTCCGACTGAGGCCCAGCGTCTTCCAGGAGCCCGCTgtggaaaacaggaagca taTCTGGGCCTGGCTGGTGTCCATTCTGAACAGCTTCCAGCCCAAAGAGGACGACGTCTCCTGCTCCTCAG CGATGCCGCTGCCAGAAGAGTTCGAGCTCCAGGGTTTCTTGGCTCTGCGACCCGCTCTGAG gtgtCTGGACTTCACCAAAGGCCATCAGGGGATCCTGGTGGACCGGGACGGGCTGCCGGTGCCGGCCCGGCACCAGCGCCTCATCGGTCTGGGGAAATGGGTGGCCGACAACCAGCCGGG GCTGATCCGGTGCCAAGTCAACGAAGACggcctcctcatcttcatcaccgACATTCCAGAGGAGGCCATCGAGGAGCCGCAGGACAAGGAGGCGCCGGTCCTGCAGGAGTCGTCCAATGGGGAGCAGACCCAGAACGACGGTGGGAACTCGGGCCTGAAGTCGGTTCTGTCCGCGGGGAAGACTCAGAGCTCGTGGGCCGACAGCAGCGACCGGCCCGTCGTCACCTTCAAGGAGAACATCAAACCCAGAGAGCAGAGCCGCGAGCCGCCACGGAACCACCTGCAGAAGGACTCCAGCAAGGAGCGCAGGGACTTCCTGAAAGGAAACGGAGCGGCTGCCGGGAAAGAGCTGAAGAAGGACGGGAAGAGGAAGACTGAGATGAAGAAGAGCGCTCACGAGAAGACTGTGGATCCTGGGAAACAG GTGAAGGTCCAGGCGGAGCTGAGGAAGACTCCGGTCTCTGAGGCGAAGAAGACGCCGGTGACTCAGACTCAGACCACCTGCTCGTCCCAGTTCATCCCCATCCATCATCCCGGAGCCTTCCCTCCACTGCCCAGCAGACCCA GCTTCCCTCCTTCAGCCTACGTGATCCAGTCCCCGGTGGCGTTCCCGGGACTCCAGGTGAATCCAGGATTCACCTTCTCCACCGGAGTCTCCGTCCCTGGACCTTTCCTGCAGGCGGGGACCCAGGTCCAGGCCGGGAAGCAGTCTCACATTCCCTACAGTCAGCAGAGACCCTCTGGACCGGGATCCTCGGGCCCTGGACCCATGAACCAGGTCCTGCCTCAGGCCCAGCAGCAGCCGGGCCAGCCGTCTCCCCAGCAGGCCCTGCAGCAGTCAGTCCAGCTGCAGGTTCAGGCCTtgagtcagcagcagcagtctcCCACCAAACCGGTCCAGCAGGTGGGGCTGGGGAAGAGTCCGCCCCACCACCCGGGTCTGCAGCAGGTAGGTCCCGGGAGTCCGAGCTCCGGTTTCTGCTTTTCAGCTGCCGCTCACTGCTGTGGTTCCTGTTTCTGCTCGGAGCAGTTCATGCAGGTCCAGGACCAGCCGGCTCAGATGTGGACCCAGGCCCAGGCGGCCCTGCAGAAGATGTCCCCCCTGCAGATGTCCATGAaacagccgcagcagcagcagttctaCATCGGAGCCCAGGATTCCCTGAAGCCGTACGAACACCAGCTGCAGCCTCCGATCTCCAACATGGACAAGAAGATGAAGTTCCCCGACGTGAAGATGCAGGACTTCTACTGGGACTCCTTCATGATGGGGGACAGCCTGGCCCTGATGGCCGAGAGGATGAAGAGGCCTCCGCCGGGAGGGCTCTGCGCCGAGCAGGAGGGCCCCGCGGGGCTCCGGGGACCCACGTTTGAG GACAACAAGAGCTCGCCTCTTCTACCTCCTGACCTGTTAAAAACTCTAGCAGATTttgaggaggacgaggagctCGTCTTTGCTAAGCCTCCTGATTTCTTCCAGGCCTTGGCCGGCCCTCTTAGCTCTGCTCCTGGACCAAATCTCTTT CTGCCAAACCAGACGAGGATGGAGAGCGGCCCCGAGGTCGTCAGCCAATCATCTTCTCTGCTCCCAATAACCGGTTTCCCCATGCAG GAGTACAACCAGAACAGCATCTTCAGCCAGGCGTACGGTAAAAACCTGCCCCCCAGCTCCAAGCCTGACGTTCCCATGATGCAGCAGGAGCCGTCCCTCTACTCCCTGTTCGAGGGGACTCCGTGGTCCCCCTCCCTGCCTGCCAGCTCAG ACCACTCCACCCCGGCCAGCCAGTCCCCCCACTCCTCCAACCCCAGCAGCCTGCCCTCGTCCCCCCCCACCCACAACCACGGAACCGTGCCCTTCTCCAACTTCGGACCCATCGGGACTCCGGACAGCCGGGACCGCAGGGTGGTGGACCGCTGGAAGGCCGAGAAGCCCG GAACGTTCGGTTTGGACTTCCTGCCGGCCGCGGCCTCCTCCACACCGTCCGACACCAGCTGGCACCAGGCCGGCTCGGCGGCCAGCTCCTGGACCAATCAGGAGTCTCCGATGGACGAGTCGTCCTCCACCGTGCTGCTCGACAGCCTGAAG TCCATCTGGTCCAGCTCCATGATGCAGCCGGGCCCGTCGGCGCTGgagcagctcctcctgcagcagaagcagaagcagcagcgaGGTCACGGCGCCATGAACCCGCCTCACTGA